Proteins encoded in a region of the Vicia villosa cultivar HV-30 ecotype Madison, WI linkage group LG5, Vvil1.0, whole genome shotgun sequence genome:
- the LOC131605403 gene encoding uncharacterized protein LOC131605403, with protein MPRHDGAVNAIEVVTEQEFVQQRSSPIDALKRYLLAKGFVLEHNEAFKTTLQRLVNQGLVQFKEYPEEEYVAMLDRNEPLMIPRQGARKTLIIPCAKATLLIPAQVHTRIIPVRDPYPVDKMKAVPWEYESNASTDVTNIVGPGGMTRSGRIFNTAKSKENSAQANDQDIVVPTERSTPIDKEITNKDAEEFLALIKKSDYKVVDQLHQTPSRISLLSLLIHSEKHRDTLMKILSAAHVTKDITVNQFDGMVANLTAGACLSFSEHELPSQGKEHNKALHISIQCGKAHLSRVLIDTGSSLNVMPKATLDKIDLEGLVIRPSRLVVKAFDGSQSPVFGEVDLPVVIGPHTFCINFQVMEIEPAYTCLLGRPWIHAAGAFTSTLHQKVKFVDGNSIVTVSGEEDIFVSNLDSYRYIEAGEKALETSFQALEIATAVTLPIEKTRRATSSCIGYHSKRVVHLSDKNVEEFGLTWITKSEKRYSSSLTQVSSL; from the exons ATGCCCCGccatgatggcgcagtcaatgcaatagaggtAGTCACCGAGCAAGAGTTTGTTCAACAACggagctcccccatagatgcccttaagaggtatctacttgcAAAGGGGTTCGTCCTCGAACATAACGAAGCCTTTAAGACAACCTTGCAAAGACTCGTGAATCAAGGGTTAGTTCAGTTTAAAGAATATCCTGAGGAAGAGTATGTGGCCATGCTGGACAGGAATGAACCGTTAATGATACCAAGGCAAGGGGCAAGGAAGACATTGATCATCCCTTGCGCCAAAGCCACACTGCTGATACCCGCACAAGTACACACTAGGATTATCCCAGTCAGGGATCCATACCctgtggacaagatgaaagcagtCCCGTGGGAATATGAGTCTAATGCTAGTACCGATGTGACAAACATCGTCGGGCCTGGGGGTATGACTCGTAGCGGTCGCATATTCAATACTGCAAAATCAAAGGAGAATTCAGCACAAGCAAATGATCAAGATATTGTGGTCCCTACTGAAAGAAGCACACCCATAGACAAGGAGATCACTAACAAAGATGccgaagaattcttggcattaatcaagaaaagtgattataagGTAGTGGATCAGTTGCACCAAACTCCATCCAGGATATCACTCCTCTCGCTGTTAATTCATTCAGAAAAACATCGAGACACCCTGATGAAGATCTTGAGTGCTGCCCATGTAACCAAAGACATCACTGTAAATCAAtttgatggaatggtggctaatcttaCTGCTGGGGCATGCTTAAGCTTCAGTGAACACGAGTTGCCCTCACAAGGGAAAGAGCATAACAAAGCCctgcatatctccatacaatgtgggAAAGCTCATCTGTCTAGAGTGCTGATCGACACAGGGTCgtcattaaatgtgatgccaaaggccACCTTAGACAAGATAGATTTGGAAGGACTGGTAATAAGACCAAGCCGTCTGGTGGTCAAAGCCTTTGATGGGTCACAAAGCCCGGTGTTTGGAGAGGTGGACCTCCCTGTGGTAATAGGCCCTCAcactttctgcatcaatttccaagtaatgGAGATTGAGCCTGCCTATACATGTTTATTGGGAcgcccttggatccatgctgctggggcattTACCTCTACCCTGCATCAAAAGGTGAAATTTGTGGATGGAAACTCTATAGTAACCGTCAGTGGGGAGGAGgacatatttgtcagcaatctagaCTCATACCGATACATTGAGGCTGGGGAAAAAGCATTAGAGACTTCGTTCCAAGCACTAGAGATTGCCACTGCTGTCACACTGCCAATTGAGAAAAcgcgaagggcg ACATCGTCGTGCATAGGCTACCACTCAAAGAGGGTTGTACACCTGTCAGACAAAAACGTAGAAGAGTTCGGCCTGACATGGATAACAAAATCCGAGAAGAGGTACTCAAGCAGtttgacgcaggtttcctcgcTGTAG